Proteins encoded within one genomic window of Candidatus Brevundimonas colombiensis:
- a CDS encoding efflux RND transporter permease subunit, with amino-acid sequence MPQFFIQRPIFAWVVAIFIILAGLLALPKLPIARFPDVAPPSISIYATYPGATPQTMIDSVIAPIEREMSSVKNLLYFESSSDTSGTASITATFRPGTNPELAQIDVQNRLKSVEPRLPQVVRQSGVTVEAADSGFLMMIALISEGGKFNAEQLGDYMSRNVVEELKRVPGVGRVQNFGSEYAMRVWVDPQKLAAYNIGISDVTNAIAAQNAPIAPGRTGADPTVAGQTVTIPLTATGQLTTPEQFRAITLRAGTDGSRLTLGDVARVELGPQTYAFSTYQDGKPASGIAIQMSPGANAVKTAAGVRARMDQLAKALPSGMSYVVPYDTAPFVKVSIEKVVHTLVEAMILVFLVMFLFLQNIRYTVIPAIVAPIALLGTLAFMLVTGFSINVLTMFGMVLAIGIIVDDAIVVVENVERIMATEGLSPKEATKKAMTEITSPVIGITLVLCAVFLPMAMASGSVGAIYRQFTVSMAVSILFSAFLALSLTPALCATILKPVAPGHHDKKGFFGWFNRQFERFTQGYSASVTRLLKRTGRAMAVFLALVGVTAFAFTKIPSAFLPDEDQGSLITSITLPADATGARTLDVVKQYEAHMAKRPGVSDSFSIMGFGFGGSGSNAAMIFTNLVDWDKRDGATAQGEVAAATEAMSGVTDGSVMTLNPPAIDSLGNSSGFAMRLQALAGQSTEQLLEAQNRLLALAAANPKLTGVYSEGLPPGASAELRIDRPKAEALGVSFEAISNTISAALGSSYVNDFPNNGRLQQVIVQADAPARMQVSDVLGLYVRNAAGRMVSLSEVVTPVWTSSPQQVVRYNGYPAVRISGGAAAGVSSGQAMTEMEKLVEQLPAGYAVAWTGQSLQEKESGSQAPMLLALSMLVVFLVLAALYESWSIPLSVMMVVPLGLIGAVLAVLLRDLPNDVFFKVGLITLIGLSAKNAILIVEFARTLQAQGMALVPATIEAARLRLRPIIMTSLAFTLGVVPLMIASGASAATQHAIGTGVFGGMVTATVLAIFFVPVFFVFTLTAISQIAQRMGRLKPPSLKKAKEG; translated from the coding sequence ATGCCCCAGTTCTTCATCCAGCGCCCCATCTTTGCGTGGGTCGTGGCCATCTTCATCATTCTGGCGGGGCTGCTGGCCCTGCCCAAACTGCCGATCGCGCGCTTCCCGGATGTCGCGCCGCCCAGCATCAGCATCTACGCCACCTATCCTGGCGCGACCCCCCAGACGATGATCGACAGCGTCATCGCGCCCATCGAGCGCGAGATGTCGAGCGTCAAGAACCTGCTCTATTTCGAAAGCTCCAGCGACACCTCGGGCACGGCCAGCATCACGGCGACCTTCCGCCCCGGCACGAACCCCGAACTGGCGCAGATCGACGTCCAGAACCGGCTCAAGAGCGTGGAGCCGCGCCTGCCGCAGGTGGTGCGCCAGAGCGGCGTCACCGTCGAGGCCGCCGATTCCGGCTTCCTGATGATGATCGCCCTGATCTCCGAAGGCGGCAAGTTCAACGCCGAACAGCTCGGCGACTATATGAGCCGCAATGTGGTCGAGGAGCTGAAACGCGTGCCGGGCGTCGGCCGGGTTCAGAACTTCGGTTCCGAGTACGCCATGCGCGTCTGGGTCGATCCCCAGAAGCTGGCGGCCTATAATATCGGCATCAGCGATGTGACGAACGCCATCGCCGCGCAGAACGCGCCGATCGCGCCGGGCCGGACCGGCGCCGATCCGACCGTCGCGGGTCAGACCGTGACCATTCCCCTGACCGCGACGGGCCAGTTGACGACGCCCGAGCAGTTCCGCGCGATCACCCTTCGGGCCGGAACCGACGGCTCGCGTCTGACCCTGGGCGATGTCGCGCGCGTCGAGCTGGGGCCGCAGACCTACGCCTTCTCGACCTATCAGGACGGCAAGCCGGCCAGCGGCATCGCCATACAGATGTCGCCCGGCGCCAATGCGGTGAAGACCGCCGCGGGCGTCCGCGCCCGCATGGATCAACTGGCGAAAGCCTTGCCCTCGGGCATGAGCTACGTCGTGCCCTATGACACCGCGCCCTTCGTGAAGGTGTCCATCGAGAAGGTGGTTCACACCCTGGTCGAGGCCATGATCCTGGTCTTCCTGGTGATGTTCCTGTTCCTGCAGAACATCCGCTACACGGTCATTCCCGCGATCGTGGCGCCCATCGCCTTGCTGGGCACGCTGGCCTTCATGCTGGTGACCGGCTTCTCCATCAATGTGCTGACCATGTTCGGCATGGTGCTGGCCATCGGCATCATCGTCGACGACGCCATCGTCGTGGTGGAGAACGTCGAACGGATCATGGCGACCGAGGGCCTGTCGCCCAAGGAGGCCACCAAGAAGGCGATGACCGAGATCACCAGCCCGGTGATCGGCATCACCCTGGTGCTGTGCGCGGTCTTCCTGCCCATGGCCATGGCGTCGGGATCGGTGGGCGCCATCTATCGCCAGTTCACCGTCTCGATGGCCGTGTCCATCCTGTTTTCGGCCTTCCTGGCCCTGTCGCTGACGCCCGCCCTGTGCGCCACGATCCTGAAGCCCGTCGCGCCCGGTCATCATGACAAGAAGGGCTTCTTCGGCTGGTTCAATCGCCAGTTCGAGCGCTTCACCCAGGGCTATTCGGCGTCGGTCACCCGTCTGCTGAAACGCACGGGACGGGCGATGGCGGTCTTCCTCGCGCTGGTCGGGGTGACGGCCTTCGCCTTCACCAAGATCCCCTCGGCCTTCCTGCCGGACGAGGATCAGGGCAGCCTGATCACCTCGATCACCCTGCCGGCCGATGCGACCGGGGCCCGCACCCTGGACGTGGTCAAGCAATACGAGGCGCACATGGCCAAACGGCCCGGCGTCAGCGACAGCTTCTCCATCATGGGCTTCGGCTTCGGCGGGTCCGGATCGAACGCGGCCATGATCTTCACCAACCTGGTCGACTGGGACAAGCGCGACGGCGCGACGGCGCAGGGCGAAGTCGCCGCCGCGACCGAGGCCATGAGCGGCGTCACCGACGGCTCCGTCATGACGCTGAACCCGCCGGCGATCGACTCGCTGGGCAACTCGTCCGGCTTCGCCATGCGCCTTCAGGCTCTTGCGGGGCAAAGCACCGAGCAACTGCTGGAGGCGCAGAACAGGTTGCTGGCCCTGGCCGCCGCCAATCCCAAACTGACCGGCGTCTATTCCGAAGGCCTGCCGCCGGGCGCCAGCGCCGAGCTGAGGATTGATCGGCCGAAGGCGGAGGCGCTGGGCGTGTCGTTCGAGGCGATCAGCAACACCATCTCGGCCGCCCTGGGCTCGTCCTACGTCAACGACTTCCCCAACAACGGACGTCTGCAACAGGTCATCGTCCAGGCCGATGCGCCCGCGCGGATGCAGGTCTCGGATGTCCTGGGCCTCTATGTCCGCAACGCCGCCGGCCGCATGGTGTCGCTGTCGGAGGTCGTGACCCCGGTCTGGACCTCCAGCCCGCAGCAGGTGGTTCGCTACAACGGTTATCCGGCGGTCCGCATCAGCGGCGGCGCGGCGGCGGGCGTGTCCAGCGGTCAGGCGATGACCGAGATGGAGAAGCTGGTCGAACAACTGCCCGCAGGCTACGCCGTCGCCTGGACCGGCCAGTCGCTTCAGGAAAAGGAAAGCGGAAGCCAGGCGCCCATGCTGCTGGCCCTGTCGATGCTGGTCGTCTTCCTGGTGCTGGCGGCCCTGTACGAAAGCTGGTCCATTCCGTTGTCGGTGATGATGGTGGTGCCGCTGGGCCTGATCGGGGCGGTGCTGGCCGTGCTGTTGCGCGATCTGCCCAATGACGTCTTCTTCAAGGTGGGTCTGATCACCCTGATCGGCCTGTCCGCCAAGAACGCCATCCTGATCGTGGAGTTCGCCCGGACGCTTCAGGCTCAGGGCATGGCCCTGGTCCCGGCGACCATCGAAGCGGCGCGTCTGCGCCTGCGTCCGATCATCATGACGTCGCTCGCCTTCACCCTGGGCGTCGTGCCCCTGATGATCGCCAGCGGGGCCAGCGCCGCCACCCAGCACGCCATCGGAACCGGCGTGTTCGGCGGGATGGTCACGGCGACTGTCCTGGCGATCTTCTTCGTGCCGGTCTTCTTCGTCTTCACCCTGACCGCGATCAGCCAGATCGCCCAGCGCATGGGACGGCTGAAGCCGCCGTCGCTCAAGAAAGCCAAGGAGGGCTGA
- a CDS encoding efflux RND transporter periplasmic adaptor subunit encodes MVRHPHRNLLIGGAVLVLLTACGAQQDQGTPPPPTVAVATVETGPVQFSDSLPGRVVAFRTAEIRAQVGGIVQRKLFTEGAVVRAGQPLFQINAAPFRAEADTASAALQRAVAVRDRARLQVQRLEPLLAADAVSRQTYDNAAAELAQAQADVAASQAALARRRLDVGFATVTAPIAGRIGASSITEGALVGTADAAALATIHQIDRVYVDVRQPASRLEALRGAGQGSSAVDILDSEGKPTGMTGRMLFSDLSVDPATGDVTVRVLVDNASQRLLPGMFVRARLPRGAEQVLPRIPQQAVVRNGAQASVMVLGADGKAVSRPVQLGDVIEGQYVVLSGLRAGERVIVEGQDRVQPNQTVVAKPWKAPAPAASSAPAT; translated from the coding sequence ATGGTGCGCCATCCGCACAGAAACCTGCTGATCGGCGGGGCGGTGCTTGTCTTGCTGACCGCGTGCGGCGCTCAACAGGATCAAGGAACGCCGCCGCCGCCGACCGTCGCCGTGGCCACGGTCGAAACCGGCCCGGTCCAGTTCTCAGACAGTCTGCCGGGGCGTGTCGTGGCCTTCCGCACGGCGGAGATCCGCGCCCAGGTCGGCGGCATTGTTCAGCGCAAGCTGTTCACCGAAGGCGCGGTCGTGCGGGCGGGGCAGCCGCTGTTCCAGATCAATGCGGCGCCGTTCCGGGCCGAGGCCGACACGGCGTCGGCCGCCCTGCAACGGGCGGTGGCCGTGCGCGACCGGGCGCGTCTTCAGGTCCAGCGGCTGGAGCCGCTGCTGGCGGCGGACGCGGTCAGCCGCCAGACCTATGATAACGCCGCCGCCGAACTGGCGCAGGCCCAGGCCGATGTCGCCGCCAGCCAGGCGGCGCTGGCGCGTCGTCGTCTGGACGTCGGTTTCGCCACGGTGACCGCGCCCATCGCGGGCCGCATCGGCGCGTCGTCCATCACCGAGGGCGCACTGGTCGGAACGGCCGACGCTGCGGCCCTGGCCACCATTCATCAGATCGACCGGGTCTATGTGGACGTGCGCCAGCCGGCGTCGCGGCTGGAGGCCTTGCGCGGGGCGGGGCAGGGCTCCAGCGCCGTCGATATTCTGGACAGCGAGGGCAAGCCGACCGGAATGACGGGACGGATGTTGTTCTCGGACCTCAGCGTCGATCCGGCGACCGGCGACGTCACGGTTCGGGTTCTGGTCGACAACGCCTCGCAGCGGCTGCTGCCGGGCATGTTCGTTCGCGCACGCCTGCCGCGCGGCGCCGAACAGGTTCTGCCGCGCATCCCGCAACAGGCCGTGGTGCGGAACGGCGCCCAAGCGAGCGTCATGGTCCTGGGGGCGGACGGCAAGGCCGTATCGCGCCCGGTCCAACTGGGCGACGTGATCGAGGGCCAATATGTCGTGCTGTCCGGCCTGAGGGCGGGAGAGCGCGTGATCGTCGAAGGCCAGGATCGGGTCCAGCCGAACCAGACGGTCGTGGCCAAGCCGTGGAAGGCCCCGGCCCCGGCGGCTTCGTCCGCGCCTGCGACCTGA
- a CDS encoding response regulator: protein MSALILIAEDEPDIAAVLDAYLMREGFRTVRAGDGQIALDLHLALKPDLVLLDVRMPKRTGWEVLSEIRRRGDTPVMMITALDQDIDKLQALRVGADDYVIKPFNAAEVAARAHVILRRRQGASDNRVLRVGPLEIDLESHLAIIRTAADEQRLNLTLTEFRILAFMARQPMRVFTRGELVDACLPGQDVLERTVDSHLSKLRKKLDEAGAAQLLTGIRGVGYRLENPR from the coding sequence ATGAGCGCCTTGATATTGATCGCTGAGGACGAGCCGGACATCGCCGCCGTGCTCGACGCCTATCTCATGAGAGAGGGATTCCGCACCGTGCGCGCAGGTGACGGCCAGATCGCGCTGGACCTGCATCTGGCGCTGAAGCCCGATCTGGTGCTGCTCGATGTTCGCATGCCCAAACGCACGGGCTGGGAGGTGCTGAGCGAAATTCGCAGGCGCGGCGACACGCCCGTCATGATGATCACAGCGCTGGATCAGGACATCGACAAGCTGCAGGCCCTGCGGGTCGGCGCCGACGACTATGTCATCAAGCCCTTCAACGCCGCCGAGGTCGCGGCCCGCGCCCACGTCATCCTGCGTCGCCGCCAGGGCGCGAGCGACAATCGGGTTCTGCGCGTCGGACCGCTCGAAATCGACCTGGAAAGCCACCTGGCGATAATCAGAACGGCGGCCGACGAGCAACGCCTGAACCTGACCCTGACCGAGTTCCGCATCCTGGCCTTCATGGCGCGTCAGCCCATGCGCGTCTTCACCCGAGGCGAACTGGTCGACGCCTGCCTGCCCGGTCAGGACGTCTTGGAACGCACCGTCGACAGCCATCTCAGCAAGCTTCGCAAGAAGTTGGACGAGGCGGGGGCGGCCCAGCTGCTGACCGGCATCCGGGGCGTCGGCTATCGATTGGAAAACCCGCGATGA
- a CDS encoding ATP-binding protein, producing MRPPSGLGRNIAIYMSVVTTLGLCISTVGSYFIYGWLFTKYPDYLGLSAWSLQPIDILVTLGFILLSVALSMAAALQLSKRIARPLSSLALAARQIKSGDLTARAAADDRSLGEATEMVENFNAMAERLENVADNLATWNASIAHELRTPVTILLGRLQGVADGLFELDDALLASLIKQIEGLARLIEDLRVVSLANSGHLHLRFEAVDMGEVVGDLRGAVDPALTEAGFRILWSLDRLPAECDPFRVRQAVLALIDNARKHATPGLLRVSVEPRDEHAAIAVSDVGPGLSPAAAQRLFEPFTRGDTGGEGSGLGLSVVRAVAAAHGGELRCRLNAHGGSTFELLLPAAQTDQAIRSTP from the coding sequence ATGAGGCCGCCATCCGGCCTGGGTCGAAACATCGCCATCTACATGTCGGTCGTGACGACGCTGGGCCTGTGCATCTCCACGGTCGGCAGCTACTTCATCTACGGCTGGCTGTTCACCAAATACCCGGACTATTTGGGTTTGTCCGCATGGTCATTGCAGCCGATCGACATTCTGGTGACCCTGGGCTTCATCCTGCTGTCCGTCGCCCTGTCGATGGCGGCGGCCTTGCAGTTGTCCAAGCGCATCGCCCGGCCATTGTCCTCGCTCGCGCTCGCCGCGCGTCAGATCAAAAGCGGCGACCTGACGGCCCGCGCCGCCGCCGACGACCGTTCGCTGGGCGAGGCCACCGAGATGGTCGAGAACTTCAACGCCATGGCCGAACGGCTTGAGAATGTCGCCGACAATCTGGCGACCTGGAACGCCTCCATCGCCCATGAGCTGCGCACGCCCGTCACCATTCTGCTGGGACGGCTTCAGGGGGTGGCTGACGGCCTGTTCGAGCTGGACGACGCGCTTCTGGCCAGCCTCATCAAGCAGATTGAGGGGTTGGCGCGGCTGATCGAAGACCTGCGCGTCGTCAGCCTGGCCAACAGCGGCCATCTTCACCTGCGTTTCGAAGCCGTGGACATGGGCGAGGTGGTCGGCGACCTGCGCGGCGCGGTGGACCCGGCGCTGACCGAGGCGGGTTTCCGCATCCTCTGGTCCCTGGATCGCCTGCCGGCCGAATGCGACCCGTTCCGGGTTCGCCAGGCTGTCCTGGCCCTGATCGACAACGCCCGTAAACATGCGACGCCCGGCCTGCTGCGCGTCTCGGTCGAACCGCGCGACGAGCACGCCGCCATCGCCGTCTCCGACGTCGGGCCAGGCCTGTCCCCGGCGGCGGCCCAGAGACTTTTCGAACCCTTCACCCGAGGCGACACCGGCGGCGAGGGGTCCGGCCTGGGCCTATCGGTGGTCCGCGCCGTCGCCGCCGCCCACGGCGGGGAGCTGAGATGCCGTCTCAACGCACACGGCGGCTCCACCTTCGAACTGCTGCTTCCCGCCGCCCAGACCGATCAAGCCATCCGATCAACGCCATAA
- a CDS encoding gamma-glutamyltransferase family protein, whose protein sequence is MRPLRHRLAALFIPVILAGCQTSTAGDPVATAPAAETVQARRGAAHGPFVAAANPLAAEAGMAVLRRGGSAVDAAVAIQAVLGLVEPQSSGLAGGGFLMAYDAETGAVTAYDGRETAPASATPELFYENGKPLAFIDAVLSGRSTGAPGAVAMLAMAQKDHGKLAWRDLFGDAERLARDGFTVSPRLAGMINGDSPQAHTRWATAYFTRPDGRRYQAGDRLKNPAYAETVTQLAAQGPGVLYGGPIGRRIAATVQAGPRPGGLSEADIAGYHPLRRDALCRPYQAYVVCVPPPPSSGVALLQFLGMAEKTPDLDKGAQSPEAWVAFGRLQRLMYADRDRYVGDNDFVGVPIAGLLDPDYVAERAALAPQVNGPVEAGAPTGSPPRGADRTAEPGGTSHFVVVDAWGNAVSMTTTVESLFGNGRMVDGFFLNNQLTDFSFTPTEDGHPAANAVAAGKRPRSSMTPVLILDRQGRLVGAIGSPGGSSILAYVAKALVGTLEWNLSMQDAIALPNLVVRGEMVGADTQMMTSQIRDALGAAGMPLRPNATETSGLHGAIWRDGRWDAGADPRREGVAISAVR, encoded by the coding sequence ATGCGCCCCCTTCGTCATCGACTGGCCGCCCTGTTCATCCCCGTGATCCTGGCCGGGTGCCAGACGTCGACGGCGGGCGATCCGGTTGCGACGGCGCCCGCCGCCGAGACCGTTCAGGCGAGACGCGGCGCAGCGCACGGACCGTTCGTGGCGGCGGCCAATCCGCTGGCGGCCGAGGCGGGGATGGCGGTGCTGCGGCGCGGCGGGTCGGCGGTGGATGCGGCGGTGGCCATCCAGGCGGTTCTGGGACTGGTGGAGCCGCAGTCTTCGGGCCTGGCCGGCGGCGGCTTCCTGATGGCCTATGACGCCGAGACGGGGGCGGTGACGGCCTATGACGGGCGCGAGACGGCGCCGGCGTCGGCGACGCCCGAGCTGTTCTATGAGAACGGCAAGCCTTTGGCCTTCATCGACGCGGTGCTGTCGGGACGCTCGACCGGCGCGCCGGGGGCGGTGGCCATGCTGGCCATGGCGCAGAAGGATCACGGCAAGCTGGCCTGGCGCGACCTGTTCGGAGACGCCGAACGCCTGGCGCGCGACGGTTTCACGGTCAGCCCGCGCCTGGCCGGCATGATCAACGGCGACAGTCCCCAGGCGCACACCCGCTGGGCGACGGCCTATTTCACCCGGCCGGACGGGCGGCGCTATCAGGCCGGCGACAGGCTGAAGAACCCCGCCTACGCCGAAACGGTGACGCAGCTGGCGGCCCAGGGGCCGGGCGTCCTGTACGGCGGACCGATCGGCCGCCGGATCGCGGCGACGGTGCAGGCGGGGCCGCGTCCCGGCGGTCTGAGCGAGGCGGACATCGCCGGTTACCACCCCTTGCGCCGCGACGCCCTGTGCCGGCCCTATCAGGCCTATGTGGTGTGCGTGCCGCCGCCGCCGTCCAGCGGCGTGGCCCTGCTGCAGTTCCTGGGGATGGCGGAGAAGACCCCCGATCTGGACAAGGGGGCGCAGAGCCCGGAGGCCTGGGTGGCGTTCGGGCGGCTGCAGCGGCTGATGTATGCGGATCGCGACCGCTATGTCGGCGACAACGACTTCGTGGGCGTGCCTATCGCGGGCCTGCTGGATCCCGACTATGTGGCGGAACGCGCGGCGCTGGCGCCCCAGGTGAACGGGCCGGTCGAGGCCGGGGCGCCGACCGGATCGCCCCCGCGCGGCGCGGACCGGACGGCAGAGCCGGGCGGCACCTCCCACTTCGTCGTCGTCGACGCCTGGGGGAATGCGGTCAGCATGACCACCACGGTCGAAAGCCTTTTCGGCAATGGGCGGATGGTCGACGGCTTCTTCCTGAACAACCAGTTGACCGACTTTTCCTTCACCCCGACCGAGGACGGCCATCCGGCGGCCAATGCGGTGGCGGCGGGCAAGCGGCCGCGGTCCTCAATGACGCCTGTGCTGATCCTGGACCGGCAGGGGCGGCTGGTCGGGGCGATCGGCTCGCCCGGCGGGTCCAGCATTCTGGCTTATGTGGCCAAGGCGCTGGTCGGGACGCTGGAGTGGAACCTGTCGATGCAGGACGCCATCGCCCTGCCCAATCTGGTGGTGCGGGGCGAGATGGTCGGAGCCGACACCCAGATGATGACGTCCCAGATCCGCGACGCCCTGGGCGCGGCGGGGATGCCGTTGCGGCCGAACGCGACCGAGACATCCGGCCTGCACGGCGCGATCTGGCGCGATGGGCGGTGGGACGCTGGGGCCGATCCCCGCCGTGAGGGCGTGGCGATCTCGGCGGTCCGCTAG
- a CDS encoding DUF2219 family protein, which translates to MRSKALMMVGCGVLASVGTGADVARAQTWAPNAFDTPADNTAARLNDQTRFRVAPAARFGGDIELPPAFQHEDRSGLEATTRRDVWIDRAAFSDRVTLETAGRLRRADGSPLPVTPIDRAELSPDAYDLRYVRGFRGAYGHTPSGLEVSLTPHAGLGVGSEGRSAEAGVTLKIGEGLERLAPNGAERFGERARWYVYAAGSGRAVGYNFARTRDGDYTRSGYTQDKGSFLGDASIGVAYRKGDMQTSFGVVYREIDAGKGLRGMNGLDTDVSEGLLAFQLSIRPSR; encoded by the coding sequence ATGCGTTCCAAGGCGTTGATGATGGTGGGGTGCGGCGTCCTGGCTTCGGTCGGGACGGGCGCCGATGTCGCCCGCGCCCAGACCTGGGCGCCCAACGCCTTTGATACGCCTGCCGACAACACCGCCGCCCGACTGAACGATCAGACCCGTTTCCGCGTCGCGCCCGCCGCCCGGTTCGGCGGCGACATCGAACTGCCTCCCGCCTTCCAGCATGAGGACCGTTCAGGGCTGGAGGCCACCACCCGCCGCGATGTCTGGATCGACCGCGCCGCCTTCTCCGACCGCGTGACTCTGGAGACCGCCGGCCGCCTGCGCCGCGCCGACGGCTCGCCCCTGCCGGTCACCCCCATCGACCGGGCCGAACTGTCCCCCGACGCCTATGACCTGCGTTATGTGCGCGGTTTCCGGGGCGCCTATGGCCATACCCCCTCTGGCCTTGAGGTCAGTCTGACGCCCCACGCGGGCCTGGGTGTCGGCAGCGAGGGCCGCTCGGCCGAGGCGGGCGTGACGCTCAAGATCGGTGAAGGACTGGAGCGTCTGGCCCCCAACGGCGCCGAACGCTTCGGAGAGCGGGCGCGCTGGTATGTCTACGCCGCCGGTTCGGGCCGGGCCGTGGGATACAACTTCGCCCGCACCCGCGACGGCGACTATACGCGGTCCGGCTACACCCAGGACAAGGGCAGTTTCCTGGGCGACGCCTCGATCGGCGTGGCCTATCGCAAGGGCGACATGCAGACCTCGTTCGGCGTCGTCTATCGCGAGATCGACGCCGGCAAGGGCCTGCGCGGCATGAATGGCCTGGACACCGACGTCAGCGAGGGGCTGCTGGCCTTCCAGCTGTCGATCCGTCCCAGCCGCTGA
- a CDS encoding ribonucleoside-diphosphate reductase subunit alpha has translation MIMAGGEALKTTEFQGVAGTPTPERPHLTVVKSVQVDRSRDDLLTDFGKKTLEDRYLLPGESYQDMFARVSTAFSDDADHAQRLYDYMSRLWFMPATPVLSNGGADRGLPISCFLNAVSDSLDGIQNVWNENVSLASNGGGIGTYWGGVRSIGEKVKGAGKTSGIIPFIRVMDSLTLAISQGSLRRGSAAVYLDIHHPEIEEFLEIRKPSGDFNRKSLNLHHGINVTDEFMEAVKVGATFDLKSPKDGEVLKTVDARSLWTKLLDIRMQTGEPYLIFSDTVNRQMAPHQRDLGLKVKQSNLCAEIMLHTGRDHLGVDRTAVCCLSSVNAETFLEWREEPRFVEDLMRFLDNVLEDFIRRAPPAMAAAVYSAKRERSVGLGLMGFHSFLQGQGVAFESAMAKSWNMRLFKHLRREADKASRTLAEEKGPCLDAQERGVMERFSHKLAIAPTASISIICGGTSAGIEPIPANIYTHKTLSGSFAVKNPYLERLLDEKGINTETVWNSILEHEGSVQHIDDLNEDEKGVFKTAFELDQRWVVELAADRAPEICQAQSLNLFIPGDVNKWDLHMLHWSAWERGVKSLYYLRSKSVQRAAFAGAEDKAEAVIDPNQPDLFSMPKTDYDECLACQ, from the coding sequence ATGATCATGGCTGGCGGCGAGGCATTGAAGACGACGGAATTCCAAGGCGTTGCGGGAACGCCGACGCCTGAACGCCCCCATTTGACCGTGGTGAAATCGGTTCAGGTGGACCGGTCGCGCGACGATCTGCTGACCGATTTCGGCAAGAAGACGCTGGAAGACCGCTATCTGCTGCCGGGCGAGAGCTACCAGGACATGTTCGCCCGCGTCTCGACCGCCTTCTCGGACGACGCCGACCACGCCCAGCGCCTGTACGACTACATGAGCCGCCTGTGGTTCATGCCCGCCACCCCGGTCCTGTCGAACGGCGGCGCGGATCGCGGCCTGCCGATCTCCTGCTTCCTGAACGCCGTCAGCGACAGCCTGGACGGCATCCAGAACGTCTGGAACGAGAATGTCTCCCTGGCCTCGAACGGCGGCGGCATCGGCACCTATTGGGGCGGCGTCCGGTCGATTGGCGAAAAGGTCAAGGGCGCGGGCAAGACCTCGGGCATCATCCCCTTCATCCGCGTGATGGACAGTCTGACCCTGGCGATCAGCCAAGGCTCGCTGCGTCGCGGTTCCGCCGCTGTGTACCTCGACATCCATCACCCGGAGATCGAAGAATTCCTTGAGATCCGCAAACCTTCGGGCGACTTCAACCGCAAGTCCCTGAACCTGCACCACGGCATCAACGTCACCGACGAATTCATGGAGGCGGTGAAGGTCGGCGCGACCTTCGACCTGAAATCGCCCAAGGACGGCGAAGTCCTGAAGACCGTCGATGCCCGCTCGCTGTGGACCAAGCTGCTCGACATCCGCATGCAGACGGGCGAACCCTATCTGATCTTCTCCGACACGGTGAACCGCCAGATGGCGCCGCACCAGCGCGACCTGGGCCTGAAGGTCAAACAGTCGAACCTGTGCGCCGAGATCATGCTGCACACCGGGCGCGACCACCTGGGCGTGGACCGCACCGCCGTCTGCTGCCTGTCGTCGGTCAACGCCGAGACCTTCCTGGAATGGCGCGAGGAGCCGCGCTTCGTCGAGGACCTGATGCGGTTCCTGGACAATGTGCTGGAGGACTTCATCCGCCGCGCCCCGCCCGCCATGGCCGCCGCCGTCTATTCGGCCAAGCGCGAGCGTTCGGTGGGTCTGGGCCTGATGGGCTTCCACTCCTTCCTGCAGGGTCAGGGCGTGGCCTTCGAAAGCGCCATGGCCAAGTCGTGGAACATGCGCCTGTTCAAACATCTGCGCCGCGAGGCCGACAAGGCCAGCCGCACCCTGGCCGAGGAGAAGGGTCCCTGCCTGGACGCCCAGGAGCGCGGCGTCATGGAGCGGTTCAGCCACAAGCTGGCCATCGCCCCGACCGCCTCCATCTCGATCATCTGCGGCGGCACGTCCGCCGGCATCGAGCCGATCCCGGCCAACATCTATACCCACAAGACCCTGTCGGGCTCTTTCGCGGTCAAGAACCCCTATCTGGAGCGCCTGCTCGACGAAAAGGGCATCAACACCGAGACCGTCTGGAACTCGATCCTGGAGCATGAAGGCTCGGTCCAGCACATCGACGACCTGAACGAGGACGAGAAGGGCGTGTTCAAGACCGCCTTCGAACTGGACCAGCGCTGGGTGGTCGAACTGGCCGCCGATCGCGCGCCGGAAATCTGCCAGGCCCAGTCGCTGAACCTGTTCATCCCCGGCGACGTCAACAAGTGGGACCTGCACATGCTGCACTGGTCGGCCTGGGAGCGCGGCGTGAAGTCGCTGTATTATCTGCGCTCCAAGTCGGTTCAGCGCGCGGCCTTCGCCGGCGCCGAGGACAAGGCCGAGGCGGTGATCGATCCGAACCAGCCCGACCTCTTCTCGATGCCCAAGACCGACTACGACGAGTGCCTAGCCTGCCAGTAA